ATTTAAACGATTCTGTCCCCTAAATCTAACTACGACGCAAGATATGTCATCTTTGCTGTCTCTTTTAACTGCTTCGGTGGTCAGTTGCTTTGCGGCCTTCTGTGGGTCTTTGAACCTTTTTGCAATATCAACCGCCTCTTGATTAGTCATCACCTGGATTAAGCATAAAGAACGGGAAATATAACTCCTGCTGAACTATTACTAGCTCATGCATCATTGAGACAATTTCTTGCATGTGCACaaagtgaatatatataaatgaacaGAGGCATCAAAACCAAAAGAATTTACCTTCCAAAGACCATCACTAGCAAGGACTAAAACGTCTGTATTGCCATCTACCTTGGTGTTTTGAATGTCTGGATCTGACCGCAGATGTGATTTAAGGCTCTTGTCCCCAAAAGCACGTGAAACTGCCAGTTGTCCGTTAACTCTAGGAACATCTCCTGTTAAGCATGACAAAACAgcaaattcaacaatttcaaaccGAAAAAAAATTATAGGAGTAAGAGCCTTATGTTTCACTCTATAGTgagaatttccatggattagaatTAGCTGAACTGATGTTTTCGGGCCATCAATTCTTTTGTGGTATCTTTGAATGTATTTCAGGCCAAAGCAAGagaagcaaaataataaaaattaattaaaaaaaaaaatcatggcaACTTGCAGTTTCCTTTTCAATGGATACATCAAGAAAAATGCAAAGGAAGCTCATGATGTGGATTTTGAGTAAAGCAACCAACTTACAGAGAAATTATCATAACCTAAAATTATCGCAGATTCCATATTTGTAATGAAGGAAGAATCAGTAACTTAAATCTAATAAATGCCCACAATAGGCAGCAACAAGACAAAATCAGCCTATCGTCTTCATTGACTTAACCAGCTAACTAAGACTTGgcaataaaaagtaaatttaacCACTAATTAAATGTATGCGCccataaaaagaagaaaaattagtGAATTACAAGGTAGTGAACCGTGAAGACAAAAATTCTTTTCAATGTAATTGATGTGTTCTTGGTAGATGAAGTAACTAACTGAACCATCGGCGTCTTAATGGGGATCGAAACTACATGGATAATAAGTTCTTTTAGGAACTTCCTACATAAGTGTCTAAGCATTTGAAGCTGCAAACAGCTTAAAGATCATCAGCAGATTCAAACATTCAACTTCTTTGCCAAAACATGTTATAAATTATTATCATATTAGACTGTATGTGCATAATAACAAATGAACTTGTAAACATTGGATGCAGTAGAAGACCTGGCATATTTGATACAAATCCTCCTCTGTTCTCAATGCTGCCTCGTTCGGTGTTTGGTTCATGATCTGTAGTCATCTGTCTAGTCTGACCCCTACTTGAAAGAACAGCACGAGAATCTCCAACATTTGCCACCCATAGACTTTTTCCATTTATCAATATTGCAGTTACAGCAGTGGATCCACCACGACCCAAGTCAGCAGTACGTGAAAGAATTGCCTGGTCTGTTTTGTCATAAGCTTTTGAAATGGCTCTGCGGGGATCAACCCAAAACTCTTCCTAGAAAAAGTAAGAAATGAAAGCATAAGTTGATTTGAAAGTAATAAGCCAAAACATGTAATTACCCTATTAAAAATGGTATGGCACATCCCACCTCCTTTAGGATATTGGCAAACAGATGCTTTTGTAGGTAGGCAGGTACACTATCTCCCAGATGACCATCATAGATAGCAAAAAGCCCCAACTCGTGACCTTGAATCTGCATGAACTTAGCGACATGATAATCCTCCATAGGATGACTTGCTTTCCCTTTTACTAGGCTGAA
The sequence above is drawn from the Gossypium hirsutum isolate 1008001.06 chromosome A05, Gossypium_hirsutum_v2.1, whole genome shotgun sequence genome and encodes:
- the LOC107957759 gene encoding probable protein phosphatase 2C 9 translates to MDWLCCFNSSQHGGGRSSSTSGKGKSHEGIMRFGFSLVKGKASHPMEDYHVAKFMQIQGHELGLFAIYDGHLGDSVPAYLQKHLFANILKEEEFWVDPRRAISKAYDKTDQAILSRTADLGRGGSTAVTAILINGKSLWVANVGDSRAVLSSRGQTRQMTTDHEPNTERGSIENRGGFVSNMPGDVPRVNGQLAVSRAFGDKSLKSHLRSDPDIQNTKVDGNTDVLVLASDGLWKVMTNQEAVDIAKRFKDPQKAAKQLTTEAVKRDSKDDISCVVVRFRGQNRLNHIALG